In the Deinococcus ficus genome, one interval contains:
- a CDS encoding PAS domain S-box protein → MTRTRQAFAQADAADFLQALPDPVLLIGPDGHAELNAAAQALLGPPGHASTWTALFPPAAAPQLHAAVDAAGRGEPSQLRLSLPSRTLPALVTVTPAGAGGALLHLRLPEETPEVAQTLLDDLGLGVVVQDRETRILDANAAALEILGLSLDELTGRTSVDPRWQTLTAEGEPFRPEERPVMRALQTGEAQRDVLYRVFNPRRGDWRWLNVTALPRWTAGQAQPDQVLSVLRDVTERHRLLQRLQDSEARFRTLVQATSQMVWTAAPDGEFRAPQPNWQAFTGQTEQEYLRQGWLDAIHPEDRAGTLAAWTAAVAQAGMYTTLHRIRRADGAYVPMQARAVPVCHADGSVREWIGTHTDVSAVQAAEAQLRASNASLEQRVAERTREMAEATRFSSLLLNAAGEGIFGLTLQGRAAFANPAAARSLGYGVERLIGADLHDLIHHHHESGEPHPKHECPIYLTLRDGETRRVEADTFWHADGRAIPVSYVVTPTRDHAGQITGAVTMFRDVTERRRAEEQLEHTLRELRRSNEDLSRFASIASHDLQEPLRTIGNYADLLSRRYQGQLDDRADRYLAFLREAVTRMQSLIQDLLHFSRLGRDDQPHETVTLDALMEQVQSNVRASLEGTGGRLTWETPHAVLGRPSLLLQLLTNLVGNALKFYQEGQPPVVTVRSEGNRRTVHVTVRDNGIGISSEYHERIFDIFQRLHGRAEYEGNGIGLAIGRKIAEYHGGTLRVESSSGQGSTFHLTLPAAPESPAPTPRETA, encoded by the coding sequence ATGACCCGCACACGCCAGGCGTTCGCGCAGGCCGACGCCGCCGACTTTCTGCAGGCGCTGCCGGACCCGGTGCTGCTGATCGGCCCGGACGGCCACGCCGAGCTGAACGCCGCCGCGCAGGCCCTGCTGGGCCCCCCTGGTCACGCCTCCACCTGGACGGCCCTGTTCCCCCCGGCCGCCGCGCCCCAGCTGCACGCCGCAGTGGACGCGGCCGGCCGGGGGGAACCGTCACAGCTGCGCCTGTCCCTGCCCTCCCGCACGCTCCCGGCGCTGGTGACCGTCACTCCGGCCGGGGCGGGCGGGGCGCTGCTGCATCTGCGCCTCCCCGAGGAGACACCGGAGGTCGCCCAGACCCTGCTGGACGACCTGGGCCTGGGCGTGGTCGTGCAGGACCGCGAGACCCGCATCCTGGACGCCAACGCCGCCGCGCTGGAGATCCTGGGCCTGAGCCTGGACGAACTCACCGGCCGCACGTCGGTGGACCCCCGCTGGCAGACGCTGACGGCCGAAGGCGAGCCGTTCCGCCCGGAGGAGCGCCCGGTCATGCGCGCCCTGCAGACTGGCGAGGCGCAGCGCGACGTGCTGTACCGCGTGTTCAACCCCCGCCGGGGCGACTGGCGGTGGCTGAACGTGACCGCCCTGCCGCGCTGGACCGCCGGGCAGGCGCAGCCGGACCAGGTGCTCAGCGTGCTGCGCGACGTGACCGAGCGCCACCGGCTGCTCCAGAGATTGCAGGACAGCGAGGCCCGATTCCGGACGCTGGTGCAGGCCACCTCGCAGATGGTCTGGACCGCCGCACCTGACGGGGAATTCCGCGCCCCGCAGCCGAACTGGCAGGCCTTCACCGGCCAGACCGAGCAGGAGTACCTGCGCCAGGGCTGGCTGGACGCCATTCACCCGGAGGACCGCGCCGGCACCCTGGCCGCCTGGACGGCCGCGGTGGCGCAGGCGGGCATGTACACCACCCTGCACCGCATCCGCCGTGCCGACGGGGCGTACGTGCCCATGCAGGCCCGCGCGGTGCCGGTGTGTCACGCCGACGGCAGCGTGCGCGAGTGGATCGGCACGCACACCGATGTGAGCGCCGTGCAGGCCGCCGAGGCGCAGCTGCGGGCCAGCAACGCCAGCCTGGAACAGCGCGTCGCGGAGCGCACCCGTGAGATGGCCGAGGCCACCCGCTTTTCCAGCCTGCTGCTCAACGCGGCTGGCGAGGGCATCTTCGGCCTGACCCTGCAGGGCCGTGCGGCGTTCGCCAACCCGGCTGCCGCGCGCAGCCTGGGCTACGGCGTGGAACGCCTGATCGGTGCGGACCTTCACGACCTGATTCACCACCACCACGAGAGCGGCGAACCCCACCCGAAACACGAGTGCCCGATCTACCTCACCCTCCGGGACGGCGAGACCCGCCGCGTGGAGGCCGACACGTTCTGGCACGCGGACGGCCGGGCGATTCCCGTGTCGTACGTGGTCACGCCCACCCGCGACCACGCCGGGCAGATCACCGGGGCCGTCACCATGTTCCGGGACGTCACCGAACGCCGCCGCGCCGAGGAGCAGCTGGAGCACACCCTGCGCGAGCTGCGGCGCAGCAATGAGGACCTCAGCCGCTTCGCGTCCATCGCCAGTCACGACCTGCAGGAGCCCCTGCGGACCATCGGCAATTACGCCGACCTGCTCAGCCGCCGCTACCAGGGCCAGCTCGACGACCGCGCCGACCGCTACCTTGCCTTCCTGCGCGAGGCCGTGACGCGCATGCAGAGCCTCATCCAGGACCTGCTGCACTTTTCGCGGCTGGGTCGCGACGACCAGCCGCACGAAACCGTCACCCTGGACGCCCTGATGGAACAGGTGCAGTCGAACGTGCGCGCCTCGCTGGAGGGCACCGGCGGGCGGCTCACCTGGGAGACGCCGCACGCCGTGCTGGGCCGGCCATCCCTGCTGCTGCAGCTGCTCACGAACCTGGTCGGCAACGCCCTGAAATTCTACCAGGAGGGTCAGCCGCCGGTCGTGACCGTGCGGTCCGAGGGCAACAGGCGGACGGTGCATGTCACCGTGCGGGATAACGGGATAGGAATTTCTTCCGAGTATCATGAACGGATCTTTGATATCTTCCAGCGGCTTCACGGCCGCGCCGAGTACGAAGGCAACGGCATCGGGCTGGCCATCGGACGCAAGATCGCCGAGTACCACGGCGGCACGCTCCGGGTCGAGTCCAGTTCCGGCCAGGGCAGCACCTTTCACCTCACCCTGCCTGCCGCCCCGGAATCCCCCGCCCCCACCCCCCGAGAGACCGCATGA
- a CDS encoding response regulator transcription factor, protein MTAQRILVIEDDLDIANVLKMDLGDAGFTVEHADSAMNGLIKAREDHPDLILLDLGLPDFDGGDVVQRLRKNSAVPIIVLTARDTVDEKVRLLGLGADDYLIKPFHPDELLARIKVQLRQRITESLTMGDLTLDPQKRLVMYKDEELRLSPKEFDILALLIRQPGRVYSRQEIGQEIWQGRLPEGSNVVDVHMANLRAKLRDLDGYGLLRTVRGVGYALRG, encoded by the coding sequence GTGACTGCCCAACGCATCCTGGTCATCGAGGACGACCTCGACATTGCCAACGTCCTGAAAATGGACCTCGGAGACGCCGGTTTTACCGTGGAACACGCGGACTCCGCCATGAACGGGCTGATCAAGGCCCGCGAGGACCACCCCGACCTGATCCTGCTGGACCTGGGCCTCCCGGACTTCGACGGCGGCGACGTCGTGCAGCGCCTGCGCAAGAACAGCGCCGTGCCGATCATCGTGCTCACCGCCCGGGACACCGTGGACGAGAAGGTCCGCCTGCTGGGTCTGGGCGCCGACGACTACCTGATCAAGCCCTTCCACCCGGACGAACTGCTCGCCCGCATCAAGGTGCAGCTGCGCCAGCGCATCACCGAGAGCCTCACCATGGGCGACCTCACCCTGGATCCCCAGAAGCGCCTGGTGATGTACAAGGACGAGGAACTGCGCCTGTCCCCGAAGGAGTTCGACATCCTGGCCCTGCTGATCCGCCAGCCGGGCCGTGTGTACTCCCGTCAGGAGATCGGGCAGGAGATCTGGCAGGGCCGCCTGCCGGAAGGCAGCAACGTCGTGGATGTGCACATGGCCAACCTGCGCGCGAAACTCCGCGACCTGGATGGTTACGGCCTGCTGCGCACGGTGCGCGGCGTCGGCTACGCCCTGCGCGGCTGA